The following coding sequences are from one Leptospira mayottensis 200901116 window:
- the lsa33 gene encoding surface adhesin Lsa33 — protein sequence MFRKGSYLVLIVLFAIDCRKSKKEDLQGGVFTFIKGSVKLSDKVGKEKKVGLSEFILPEDKIETTKDSYADIQLMDGVIIRIKENTSLTLNRIYVDSKNAEIYSDINLNKGKIFSRVGTKLTKSSGFKITTPTSTAAVRGTDFQVEVEGNKTETLVSEGSVEVVDNDNPDLSNVADAGDKIVSDGKSQKEEKLSEDELKELQEDAATVQSITEEQRQRIEEILKDFKENKERILQGLEEQKQRNQELINATKEENRRMIDEVKESGKAEKEAIKNAADEERKNIKSGIDKDKEALENSRKSLKDQVKPQ from the coding sequence ATGTTTCGAAAAGGTTCATACCTCGTATTGATTGTCTTATTCGCTATTGATTGTCGAAAGTCCAAGAAGGAAGACCTACAAGGCGGAGTTTTTACTTTTATCAAAGGAAGCGTAAAGCTTTCAGATAAAGTCGGAAAAGAAAAGAAAGTAGGGCTTTCGGAATTTATTCTTCCGGAAGATAAGATCGAGACGACAAAAGATTCATACGCGGATATTCAACTCATGGATGGAGTGATCATTCGTATAAAAGAGAACACAAGTCTTACCTTGAATAGGATTTATGTGGATTCTAAAAATGCGGAGATATATTCGGATATTAACCTCAATAAAGGAAAGATATTTTCTAGAGTCGGTACAAAACTTACCAAATCTTCTGGATTCAAAATCACTACACCTACTTCGACTGCGGCGGTTCGTGGAACCGACTTTCAAGTCGAAGTGGAAGGAAACAAAACCGAAACTCTCGTTTCCGAAGGATCCGTGGAAGTTGTAGATAACGATAATCCGGATCTGAGTAACGTGGCGGATGCCGGCGATAAAATTGTTTCCGACGGTAAAAGTCAGAAGGAAGAGAAACTTTCCGAAGACGAGTTGAAGGAATTGCAGGAAGATGCGGCTACCGTTCAATCCATTACAGAAGAACAAAGGCAAAGAATTGAAGAGATCCTAAAAGACTTTAAAGAAAATAAGGAAAGAATTCTTCAAGGTTTGGAGGAACAAAAACAAAGGAACCAAGAACTCATCAATGCTACAAAAGAGGAAAATCGTAGAATGATCGACGAAGTCAAAGAATCCGGAAAGGCTGAAAAGGAAGCCATCAAAAATGCCGCCGATGAGGAAAGAAAAAACATCAAGTCCGGCATCGACAAGGATAAGGAAGCCCTCGAAAATTCTAGAAAGTCTCTCAAGGATCAGGTGAAACCTCAGTAA
- a CDS encoding heme-binding domain-containing protein, translating into MKKKLLLSLITAILFLQFLPIHPPEGTNQNEIQTSDEVKKILRKSCYDCHSDLTEWPWYSKIFPINVYLYNHVKEGKVELNFSEWNSLSRKAKSTKGDSILETLEEGEMPPGNYILLHPSAKVTQEELQVLKNWVQDLEEEYRKE; encoded by the coding sequence ATGAAAAAAAAACTTCTCCTTTCACTTATAACGGCGATCCTGTTTCTGCAATTTCTACCTATACATCCTCCCGAAGGAACGAATCAAAACGAAATTCAAACTTCTGATGAAGTCAAAAAAATATTGAGGAAATCTTGTTACGATTGTCATTCCGATCTGACCGAATGGCCTTGGTATTCGAAAATTTTTCCGATCAATGTATATCTTTACAATCACGTGAAGGAAGGAAAAGTTGAGCTCAATTTTTCAGAATGGAATTCCTTAAGTAGAAAAGCGAAATCGACGAAAGGTGATTCGATTTTAGAAACTTTGGAAGAAGGAGAAATGCCTCCCGGAAATTATATTCTTTTGCATCCATCCGCAAAAGTTACCCAAGAAGAATTACAAGTTTTGAAAAACTGGGTTCAGGACTTAGAAGAAGAGTATCGGAAAGAATAA
- a CDS encoding ferredoxin, with product MPTKIAYVDKDNCTSCNQCADNLPKYFQMDDNDTSETHIGGEMVNQAPIPEEDWKIVQKEMDECPGECIQWKK from the coding sequence ATGCCGACTAAAATTGCGTATGTAGATAAGGACAACTGCACGTCTTGCAATCAATGTGCAGATAATCTTCCGAAATATTTTCAAATGGATGATAATGACACTTCGGAAACTCATATTGGAGGAGAAATGGTAAATCAAGCTCCGATCCCTGAAGAAGACTGGAAAATCGTTCAAAAAGAAATGGATGAATGTCCCGGCGAATGTATTCAGTGGAAAAAATAA
- the fliM gene encoding flagellar motor switch protein FliM, with amino-acid sequence MTEILSQDEIDALLSAISSGEVSESDYTSVSEQKKVKIYDFKRPDKFSKDQIRTLQMMHETFARLATTGLSAQLRALVSVHVASVDQLTYEEFIRSIPNPTTLAVINMDPLRGSAILEIDPSISFTIIDRLFGGKGEQAKISRELSEIEMSVMEGIIVRILGNMRESWSTVIDLRPRLGNIETNPQFAQVVPPNDMVVLITLETKIGEVEGMTNLCIPYITIEPIINKLSAQYWYSSIRKGELDENRAVIQERLDQVAIPLIAEVGSVDVSINDFMNLSIGDVVKLENTSTRSEMIVKVGERKKFKCLPGRVGSRLAIQIGDRVEDIPDELLGSTRSEQEY; translated from the coding sequence ATGACGGAGATTCTATCGCAGGATGAAATTGACGCGCTACTAAGCGCCATTAGTTCCGGTGAAGTAAGCGAATCGGATTATACTTCCGTTTCCGAACAAAAAAAAGTAAAGATCTACGATTTCAAACGTCCTGATAAATTTTCAAAGGACCAAATTCGTACGTTGCAAATGATGCACGAAACCTTTGCTCGTTTGGCAACTACGGGTCTTTCGGCACAGCTTAGAGCACTCGTATCCGTTCACGTTGCCTCCGTGGATCAGTTGACTTACGAAGAATTCATTCGTTCGATTCCGAATCCAACTACTCTTGCCGTAATCAATATGGATCCTTTGAGAGGTTCCGCGATTTTAGAGATCGATCCTTCGATTTCGTTTACAATCATTGATCGTCTGTTTGGCGGTAAGGGAGAACAGGCAAAAATCTCCAGAGAACTTTCTGAAATAGAGATGAGCGTAATGGAAGGGATTATCGTTCGAATTCTTGGGAACATGAGGGAATCTTGGTCTACTGTAATCGATTTAAGACCGAGACTGGGGAATATCGAAACGAATCCTCAGTTTGCACAGGTGGTTCCACCGAACGATATGGTGGTTTTGATCACTCTTGAAACCAAAATCGGAGAAGTGGAAGGGATGACGAACCTTTGCATTCCCTATATCACGATCGAACCGATCATCAATAAGTTATCTGCACAATATTGGTATTCATCCATTCGAAAAGGGGAATTGGATGAGAACCGCGCCGTAATTCAAGAGCGACTGGATCAGGTTGCAATTCCTTTGATCGCAGAGGTAGGATCTGTGGATGTTTCTATCAACGATTTTATGAATCTTTCCATTGGTGATGTTGTGAAGTTGGAAAATACTTCTACAAGATCCGAAATGATCGTAAAAGTTGGAGAAAGAAAAAAATTCAAATGCCTTCCTGGAAGAGTGGGGAGCCGACTTGCGATTCAAATTGGAGATAGGGTGGAAGATATTCCGGATGAACTTCTGGGTTCCACACGTTCTGAACAGGAATATTAG
- the argH gene encoding argininosuccinate lyase, giving the protein MTGKEKKLWGGRFQERPSSILERIGESVSFDHKLYKEDIQGSIAHARMLERIGILSVDELSKIETSLSQIKTELEEGRLEFKSELEDIHMHIESRLTELIGETGKKLHTARSRNDQVTQDVRLYILGRGKEILKSIVSLRSSLYEKAKQSVDIIIPGYTHLQVAQPIRASQYFLSWFWALERDQEFFRFALKASDELALGGGAMAGVNYPTDREFLKKELGLSKVSPNSMDGVSSRDHILEFLFACTQLMIHASRICEDIILYSSQEFGILKLSDSLTTGSSIMPQKKNPDIAELIRGKAGRVIGNLNHLLVMLKGLPSTYNRDLQEDKLALFDSVETVGISLEGIQEMIEDWVWVPERAESSLKNGFATATDLADFLVYEKKVPFRTAHELVGMLVKVCVEQKKTLFDLPEPDRVSISEYFVGKEYENAVSLSLSADKKISYGGTSKKRQEEQLKIALESLKEVETLFL; this is encoded by the coding sequence ATGACTGGAAAAGAAAAAAAACTCTGGGGCGGAAGATTTCAGGAAAGACCCTCTTCGATTCTAGAACGAATCGGAGAATCCGTATCCTTCGATCATAAACTTTACAAAGAAGATATCCAAGGAAGTATCGCGCACGCGAGAATGTTGGAACGAATCGGCATCTTAAGCGTAGACGAATTGTCGAAGATAGAAACCTCTCTCTCTCAAATTAAAACCGAATTGGAGGAAGGAAGGCTGGAATTCAAATCAGAGCTTGAAGACATTCATATGCATATTGAGTCCCGTTTGACCGAACTTATCGGAGAAACTGGAAAAAAATTACATACTGCAAGGTCTAGAAATGATCAAGTAACTCAAGACGTACGACTGTATATCTTAGGTCGAGGAAAAGAAATTCTTAAATCCATCGTAAGTCTTAGATCTTCTTTGTATGAAAAAGCGAAACAGAGTGTGGATATAATTATACCTGGATACACACACCTTCAAGTCGCACAACCGATCCGTGCCTCTCAGTATTTTCTTTCTTGGTTTTGGGCGTTGGAAAGAGACCAGGAATTCTTTCGTTTCGCTTTAAAAGCTTCGGATGAATTGGCTCTCGGTGGCGGAGCGATGGCGGGAGTCAATTATCCGACCGACAGGGAATTCTTAAAAAAGGAATTAGGACTTTCTAAAGTATCTCCGAATTCCATGGATGGAGTTTCAAGTCGTGATCATATTCTGGAGTTCTTATTTGCTTGTACTCAGTTGATGATCCATGCTTCTCGGATTTGCGAGGACATCATACTTTATTCTTCCCAGGAATTTGGAATTTTAAAGCTATCGGATTCTTTGACTACGGGTTCGTCTATTATGCCGCAGAAAAAAAATCCGGATATCGCGGAACTCATCCGAGGAAAGGCGGGAAGGGTGATCGGAAATCTGAATCATCTCCTTGTGATGTTGAAAGGTTTGCCTTCGACTTACAACCGAGATCTTCAAGAGGATAAGTTAGCTCTTTTCGATTCGGTTGAAACCGTAGGAATTAGTTTGGAAGGGATCCAAGAAATGATCGAAGATTGGGTCTGGGTTCCTGAAAGAGCGGAATCTTCCTTAAAAAACGGATTTGCTACGGCGACGGATTTAGCAGATTTTCTCGTTTACGAAAAGAAAGTTCCGTTTCGAACCGCTCACGAACTCGTGGGAATGCTTGTAAAAGTTTGTGTCGAGCAAAAAAAGACCTTGTTTGATTTGCCCGAACCAGATCGAGTTTCGATTTCGGAATATTTTGTGGGGAAAGAATACGAAAATGCGGTTTCTCTTTCTCTTTCCGCGGACAAAAAAATCTCTTACGGAGGAACTTCCAAAAAAAGGCAGGAAGAACAATTAAAAATTGCGCTGGAATCTTTGAAGGAAGTTGAAACATTGTTTCTATGA
- the queF gene encoding preQ(1) synthase: METNHPETYDGRQDHIPSLKTPEIESFTNVYEGKDYTIDFTVPEFTAVCPKTGLPDFGVIYVSYIPTQRCIELKSFKEYILSYRNVGIFHEFLVNKIMEDLIAAIDPKYLKVIGDYNPRGGIKTVVTREYNKI, encoded by the coding sequence ATGGAAACGAATCATCCAGAGACTTACGATGGAAGACAAGATCACATCCCTTCTCTGAAAACTCCCGAAATAGAATCTTTCACCAATGTTTACGAGGGAAAGGATTATACAATCGATTTTACGGTTCCGGAGTTTACGGCGGTTTGTCCGAAGACGGGGCTTCCCGATTTCGGAGTCATTTACGTTTCTTATATCCCCACTCAACGTTGTATCGAACTTAAATCCTTCAAAGAATACATTCTAAGTTATAGAAACGTGGGAATCTTTCACGAATTTTTAGTCAATAAGATCATGGAGGATCTTATTGCGGCGATCGATCCGAAATACTTGAAAGTAATCGGAGATTACAATCCTCGAGGCGGAATCAAAACCGTCGTCACCCGAGAATATAATAAGATTTAA
- a CDS encoding DUF4505 family protein, translated as MRQRRTYFYQLDGRGKLYHDFSELKDPEFLDFFISRIRKNDTGEHPEFPYLAVCNGEWNFIQPTTTIFIFRKLENEKLFYSPGLALPFQPENLTTFRESLAHPAPLGELGSFSSELLLDFSKSIFQRENQLIFEYLGKEFLISKEK; from the coding sequence ATGAGACAAAGAAGAACCTATTTTTATCAATTGGACGGAAGAGGAAAACTCTACCATGATTTTTCGGAGTTGAAAGATCCAGAGTTTTTGGATTTTTTCATTTCAAGGATTCGTAAAAACGACACCGGAGAGCATCCCGAGTTTCCTTATCTTGCAGTCTGCAATGGAGAATGGAATTTTATTCAACCTACGACTACGATTTTTATCTTTCGCAAATTAGAAAACGAGAAACTATTTTATTCTCCCGGGTTGGCCCTTCCCTTTCAGCCTGAGAATCTGACAACCTTTCGAGAATCTTTAGCCCATCCGGCACCTCTCGGAGAATTGGGTTCTTTTTCCAGCGAACTTCTTTTGGATTTTTCTAAGAGCATTTTTCAAAGAGAGAATCAACTCATCTTTGAATACCTTGGAAAGGAATTTCTGATTTCGAAAGAAAAGTAG
- the guaA gene encoding glutamine-hydrolyzing GMP synthase, whose amino-acid sequence MEVRKKIAVVDFGGQYAHLIASRIRRLGAYTEILSNEEPLSNYQKYAGIILSGGPESVYEPDSPTITTRIFELGIPVLGICYGHQLIMKLLGGVVERSGTGEYGPTSLQIYDPGENFLLKNFVGGEQVWMNHADQVVKLPEGFTRIASSKDCGYAVVENSSKKIFGIQFHAEVSHSEKGSLLLDNFIQICGVSKTWGIDQFLKKKIQEIQETVKPKQKIFMLVSGGVDSTVSYLLLCKALGAEKVFGFLVDTGFMRKGEVLHLQEKLALQDIRLTVRDESNLFYESLKGKSDPEEKRKIVGNLFLEARDRAIKDLDLEHGDWLLGQGTIYPDTIESGGTKHSHTIKTHHNRVEAIQKLIEEGKIIEPIRDLYKDEVRDLGVLLGLEPEWVGRHPFPGPGLVVRMLAVEKKGTNEDQKEIDSYLSTQGLSGKILPVASVGVKGDRRSYANCIVLSDVGTNWKTLDRVATHLSNQFSFINRVVLLPFETDVEKLNFQFTGMQLDKSCSDLLREADYAVESVIRRADLYDKIWQMPVVLLPIGEKKNEKSIVLRPVESQEAMTANFFPMERFLLQEIKSVVSKIGGIRYVFFDLTNKPPGTIEWE is encoded by the coding sequence ATGGAAGTCCGGAAGAAAATTGCCGTGGTTGATTTTGGCGGGCAATATGCTCACTTGATAGCATCCAGGATTCGAAGATTAGGTGCTTATACGGAAATTCTTTCTAACGAAGAACCTCTTTCCAATTATCAAAAATACGCGGGTATTATTCTTTCTGGAGGGCCGGAAAGTGTTTACGAACCCGATTCTCCAACGATTACAACTCGGATTTTCGAACTCGGAATTCCGGTTCTCGGAATTTGTTATGGTCATCAGCTGATTATGAAACTTCTCGGCGGAGTTGTAGAACGCTCTGGAACGGGAGAATATGGCCCTACTTCTTTACAAATTTATGATCCCGGCGAAAATTTTCTCTTAAAAAACTTTGTAGGAGGGGAACAGGTTTGGATGAATCACGCCGACCAAGTCGTAAAACTTCCGGAAGGTTTTACGAGAATCGCTTCATCGAAAGATTGTGGTTATGCGGTTGTGGAAAATTCTTCCAAAAAGATTTTCGGAATCCAATTTCACGCTGAAGTAAGTCATAGCGAAAAGGGTTCTCTTCTTCTTGATAATTTTATTCAAATCTGCGGAGTTTCTAAAACCTGGGGAATCGATCAGTTCTTAAAAAAAAAGATCCAAGAGATTCAAGAAACCGTAAAGCCGAAACAAAAAATCTTCATGCTTGTTTCGGGTGGAGTGGATTCCACCGTTTCTTATCTTCTTCTGTGTAAAGCTCTCGGTGCGGAAAAAGTTTTCGGATTTTTAGTCGATACTGGCTTTATGAGAAAGGGAGAAGTTCTTCATCTTCAAGAAAAACTGGCTCTCCAAGATATCCGTCTAACCGTAAGAGACGAATCGAATCTTTTTTATGAAAGTTTAAAAGGGAAATCGGATCCCGAAGAAAAAAGAAAAATTGTAGGAAACTTATTTCTAGAAGCTAGGGACCGTGCCATAAAGGATTTAGATTTGGAACACGGGGATTGGCTTCTCGGTCAGGGAACTATTTATCCAGACACGATTGAATCCGGTGGGACAAAACATTCTCATACTATCAAAACGCATCATAATCGAGTCGAAGCAATTCAAAAACTGATCGAGGAGGGAAAGATCATTGAACCGATCCGAGATCTTTATAAGGACGAGGTCAGAGATCTGGGAGTTCTTCTCGGTTTGGAACCGGAATGGGTAGGTCGTCATCCATTTCCGGGGCCTGGGCTTGTGGTGCGCATGTTAGCGGTTGAAAAAAAAGGAACAAATGAGGACCAGAAGGAGATCGATTCTTATCTTTCGACTCAAGGATTGTCCGGCAAAATCCTTCCCGTCGCCAGCGTAGGCGTTAAAGGAGATCGAAGATCCTATGCAAACTGTATAGTGTTAAGCGACGTCGGAACGAATTGGAAAACTTTGGATCGGGTTGCTACACATCTTTCCAATCAATTTTCCTTTATCAATCGTGTGGTACTTTTGCCTTTTGAAACCGACGTCGAAAAATTGAACTTTCAATTTACTGGAATGCAGTTGGATAAGAGTTGTTCCGATTTGCTTCGGGAAGCGGATTATGCGGTTGAGTCCGTGATTCGTAGGGCCGACCTTTACGATAAGATTTGGCAGATGCCTGTTGTCCTTTTACCTATTGGAGAAAAGAAGAATGAAAAGAGTATCGTTCTTCGTCCGGTTGAATCTCAGGAGGCGATGACGGCTAACTTTTTTCCTATGGAACGTTTTCTATTGCAGGAAATCAAAAGCGTAGTTTCTAAGATCGGTGGAATTCGTTACGTGTTTTTCGATCTTACGAACAAACCTCCCGGAACGATCGAATGGGAGTGA
- a CDS encoding peptidylprolyl isomerase, with product MRIISGILTFVCFLACNRNPFAQTRYQPEVYTPSAVVVPRQDTSAVPLPEKPAIYAIFLTTQGTMIVELFDQDAPKTVQNFIDLAQGEKEFMTRNGQKVKKPFYDGLTFHRVIENFMIQGGCPNGDGTGGPGYRFDDEINGKALGLDQMKAGEAPYYQYQLQKAVASELQIKNNEEAESKRELIEKAFEDAKKLSVLEILFRIGYKYNEILKSHKALKGSLAMANAGPNTNGSQFFINQVDTPHLDGLHTVFGQVVSGADVVDKIVKMGNSKTSIKKVLIVDKRTAATAVQ from the coding sequence ATGAGAATCATTTCTGGAATTTTAACGTTTGTTTGTTTTTTAGCGTGTAATCGGAACCCATTTGCACAGACCAGATATCAACCGGAAGTTTATACACCGTCTGCTGTTGTAGTTCCAAGACAGGATACGTCCGCGGTTCCGTTACCTGAAAAACCAGCGATCTATGCGATTTTCTTAACTACTCAAGGAACTATGATTGTTGAGTTATTCGACCAAGACGCTCCTAAAACGGTTCAGAACTTTATCGACCTGGCACAAGGAGAGAAGGAATTTATGACCAGAAACGGACAAAAGGTGAAAAAACCTTTTTACGATGGTTTGACCTTTCATAGAGTGATCGAAAATTTTATGATCCAAGGTGGTTGTCCGAACGGGGACGGAACTGGCGGTCCCGGATATCGTTTCGATGACGAAATCAACGGAAAAGCTCTCGGCCTTGATCAGATGAAAGCCGGAGAAGCTCCGTACTATCAATACCAACTTCAAAAGGCTGTGGCTAGCGAACTTCAGATTAAAAACAATGAAGAAGCGGAATCAAAAAGAGAATTGATCGAAAAGGCATTTGAAGACGCCAAAAAGTTATCAGTTCTTGAAATTCTTTTTAGAATTGGATATAAATACAATGAAATTCTAAAGTCTCATAAGGCGCTTAAAGGTTCTCTTGCAATGGCGAACGCGGGACCGAATACAAACGGCTCCCAATTTTTTATCAATCAAGTAGATACTCCTCATCTGGACGGTCTTCACACTGTTTTCGGTCAAGTGGTATCTGGCGCGGACGTTGTGGACAAAATTGTAAAGATGGGAAACTCTAAAACTTCGATCAAAAAAGTTCTCATCGTAGATAAAAGAACGGCGGCTACGGCGGTGCAATGA
- a CDS encoding O-antigen ligase family protein — protein MKERLVKKLKIVSLFSLGLFFFSFPQSVSVSQFFGGFTIAISSLLLFLDEESQKTWKQIQKPFLTFFGIYILLFLSSLFHAENYSFFLKKFIKQSEFGDFWMLLLFPASFLIASQEKNQTILRRFLFASASIVILLGCISLFSEVRVGKFVANGFKYAPGDRLQHFSGNIGPIKLYLPIGMMNTHLTFGGLLGLFLPGLFVDWFQSAKKKKGIVFVLKTLLVLAGFIILFFNQSRSIWLGIFVVLLLLFLKGTFSIRKNPFHVSIKAKILAGFFFLGLLLSAGYLFKNSWLIQRSISQIFEVHNTENQRYYIYKNTIPLIQKHWFAGIGGGNYKEFHWKESSKMIEKEEQLWYELYITPRGHAHNDLLHFLVIGGIMAGILFILFWGKLFDFFFQNDFNSSTGIPILTIGVLNLFPAGFFQCYLLDDEVVLPFFAFCGIFLGGKLELIPKPQINERINLLPKKSCNFWNKLLSFLKPVSSTESADSTNNFPSKTKKTQNLSGSYNADKFSNTQETKSNPKIEHELNVFSDFKTTPISYVRGLFARFKNSLLQIWKDLFFQRTRFCFLEKRTRFFKTFCAIAIPILLYWLFWIPRLNLEPLEVYNRRVRSSDLALTKEVQKNILKYEIISSAPLHKSSSQPPSQFHIDRRHILSQTQFSKIQPSQLNVQQASLPFQVEGCLTHRYSSPPQPRRTPFSFTIYIPENSFYPPKKATITIVSRDSFDQDQLYWAHGETDLGTIRVDLQRGTNPILIPNFLLETTPSAFPEGVFFRDFRISYSDFGEGKKIDFPKLYFGKICDTVIRLTR, from the coding sequence TTGAAAGAACGGCTCGTCAAGAAACTCAAAATCGTATCCTTATTTTCTCTCGGTTTATTCTTTTTCAGCTTTCCCCAATCGGTGAGCGTGTCTCAATTTTTCGGAGGATTCACGATCGCAATCAGCTCTCTCTTGCTTTTTTTGGACGAGGAATCTCAAAAGACTTGGAAACAAATTCAAAAACCGTTTTTAACCTTTTTCGGAATTTATATCCTTCTCTTTTTATCTTCTTTGTTTCACGCGGAAAACTATTCCTTTTTTTTAAAGAAATTTATAAAACAATCCGAGTTCGGAGATTTTTGGATGTTACTTCTATTTCCCGCGTCCTTCCTCATAGCCTCTCAGGAAAAAAATCAAACGATCTTAAGGAGATTTCTATTCGCATCCGCTTCAATTGTGATTTTGCTCGGTTGTATCAGTTTATTTTCGGAAGTCCGGGTCGGCAAGTTCGTCGCAAACGGATTCAAATACGCTCCCGGAGATAGGCTCCAACATTTTTCCGGAAATATAGGTCCGATCAAACTCTATCTTCCAATCGGAATGATGAATACACACCTAACGTTTGGAGGACTTTTAGGTTTATTCCTACCAGGACTTTTTGTGGATTGGTTCCAGTCCGCCAAAAAAAAGAAGGGTATCGTTTTCGTTTTAAAGACGCTTTTGGTACTTGCAGGATTTATTATACTCTTCTTCAACCAGAGTCGATCAATTTGGCTGGGAATATTTGTAGTTCTTTTACTGCTCTTTTTAAAAGGAACGTTTTCGATTCGAAAAAATCCTTTTCATGTTTCCATCAAGGCAAAGATATTGGCGGGATTTTTTTTCTTAGGATTACTTTTGTCCGCAGGTTATTTATTTAAAAACAGCTGGTTGATCCAAAGATCCATTTCTCAAATATTCGAAGTTCATAATACGGAAAATCAAAGATATTATATCTATAAAAACACAATTCCATTGATCCAAAAACATTGGTTTGCGGGAATCGGAGGCGGAAACTACAAGGAATTCCACTGGAAAGAATCCTCCAAAATGATCGAAAAAGAAGAACAACTCTGGTATGAACTCTATATCACGCCGAGGGGGCATGCTCATAACGATCTTCTTCACTTTTTAGTTATCGGAGGAATTATGGCGGGAATTCTTTTTATCCTTTTTTGGGGAAAGCTGTTCGATTTCTTTTTTCAAAACGATTTTAACTCTTCAACGGGAATTCCGATTCTTACGATCGGAGTTTTGAATTTATTTCCGGCCGGATTTTTTCAGTGTTATCTTTTGGACGACGAAGTAGTCCTTCCTTTTTTCGCGTTCTGCGGGATTTTTCTAGGAGGAAAATTAGAACTTATCCCCAAACCCCAAATCAACGAAAGAATAAACTTATTACCAAAAAAATCCTGCAACTTTTGGAACAAACTTTTATCGTTCTTAAAGCCAGTCTCTTCGACTGAATCCGCAGATTCCACAAACAATTTCCCTTCCAAAACAAAAAAGACTCAAAACCTAAGTGGTTCGTATAACGCTGATAAGTTTTCCAATACGCAGGAGACCAAATCAAATCCCAAGATCGAACACGAACTAAACGTTTTTTCCGATTTTAAAACTACTCCAATTTCTTATGTTCGTGGGCTTTTTGCAAGATTCAAAAATTCTCTCCTGCAAATCTGGAAAGATCTTTTCTTTCAAAGAACACGTTTCTGCTTTTTAGAAAAACGCACTCGATTTTTTAAAACATTCTGCGCAATTGCAATTCCAATTTTACTCTATTGGCTCTTCTGGATTCCGAGACTCAATTTAGAACCTTTGGAAGTTTACAATCGAAGAGTCCGGTCTTCGGATCTCGCACTCACCAAAGAAGTACAAAAGAATATTTTAAAGTACGAAATTATTTCTTCTGCACCGTTGCATAAAAGTTCATCGCAGCCCCCGTCTCAGTTTCACATCGACCGTAGACATATTTTATCCCAGACACAATTTTCCAAAATTCAACCTTCCCAACTAAACGTCCAACAAGCTTCTCTTCCTTTTCAAGTGGAAGGTTGTCTCACACACCGTTATTCGAGCCCTCCACAACCGAGGCGAACCCCGTTCAGCTTTACAATTTATATCCCGGAAAATTCTTTCTATCCTCCTAAGAAAGCGACGATTACGATCGTTTCCAGAGACTCTTTCGATCAAGACCAACTCTACTGGGCGCATGGAGAAACCGATTTAGGAACGATCCGTGTAGATTTACAAAGAGGAACAAATCCGATTCTTATTCCGAACTTTCTTTTAGAGACGACCCCGAGCGCATTTCCGGAAGGAGTGTTCTTTCGAGATTTTAGAATTAGCTACTCCGATTTTGGAGAAGGGAAAAAAATCGATTTTCCAAAATTGTATTTTGGAAAGATTTGCGATACGGTGATCCGTCTGACGCGGTAG
- a CDS encoding SemiSWEET transporter: MDSVTFLGYIASLLTTVSFLPQLIRIAMGGNTKDISRNMYIVLVTGVVLWFIYGCLKQDLPIILANAVTFIFTSIILYFKLKNDAKGE, translated from the coding sequence ATGGACTCTGTTACATTTTTGGGTTATATCGCATCTTTACTGACGACTGTCTCTTTTTTACCCCAATTGATCCGTATCGCTATGGGTGGAAATACAAAAGACATTTCCAGAAACATGTACATCGTGTTGGTTACAGGTGTCGTTCTTTGGTTTATCTATGGATGCCTAAAACAGGATCTACCAATCATTCTTGCAAACGCAGTCACGTTTATTTTCACTTCCATCATTCTTTACTTTAAATTGAAGAATGACGCGAAAGGTGAATGA